The following are encoded in a window of Oncorhynchus mykiss isolate Arlee chromosome 11, USDA_OmykA_1.1, whole genome shotgun sequence genomic DNA:
- the apc7 gene encoding Anaphase-promoting complex subunit 7 has translation MNVIDHVRDMAAAGLHSNVRIMSSLLLTMSNNNPELFSPSQKYQLLVYHADAIFHDKEYRNAACKYNMALQQKKVLSKTSKVRPSTGGTASSIQSQVCKAPNSVNYNILATSIHVINLKCTFD, from the exons ATGAACGTCATAGATCATGTACGGGATATGGCCGCTGCGGGGCTACACTCAAATGTTCGGATAATGAGTAGTTTACTGCTGACAATGAGCAATAACAATCC AGAGCTGTTCTCACCATCCCAGAAGTACCAGTTGCTGGTTTACCATGCAGATGCCATCTTCCATGACAAGGAGTACCGTAATGCTGCTTGCAAGTACAACATGGCACTGCAGCAGAAGAAAGTGCTCAGCAAAACGTCCAAAGTTCGCCCATCTACCGGGGGAACGGCATCCTCCATACAGTCACAGGTGTGCAAGGCTCCCAACTCTGTCAATTACAACATATTAGCAACAAGCAttcatgtcattaatttaaaatgCACATTTGACTGA